The Rhinatrema bivittatum chromosome 4, aRhiBiv1.1, whole genome shotgun sequence genome window below encodes:
- the LOC115090361 gene encoding uncharacterized protein LOC115090361 isoform X2, whose protein sequence is MLYRRVDWCLAFRLFSIARRSTLFHFQQFQRAKNAIVMGNVGDAGKELQKRTAEKQKLPQVEREAGGQKKQTGPSSSQAPPKRIKWSTT, encoded by the exons ATGCTCTACAGACGTGTGGACTGGTGCCTGGCATTCAGATTATTCAGCATTGCAAGAAGATCGACATTGTTTCATTTTCAACAG TTCCAACGAGCAAAAAATGCCATTGTCATGGGCAATGTTGGAGACGCTGGGAAGGAACTGCAGAAAAGAACAGCAGAAAAGCAAAAGTTGCCTCAGGTGGAGAGGGAGGCTGGAGGGCAGAAAAAGCAGACAGGCCCCAGCAGTAGCCAAGCACCACCAAAGCGA ATCAAGTGGTCAACAACATAG
- the LOC115090361 gene encoding t-SNARE domain-containing protein 1-like isoform X1: MLYRRVDWCLAFRLFSIARRSTLFHFQQFQRAKNAIVMGNVGDAGKELQKRTAEKQKLPQVEREAGGQKKQTGPSSSQAPPKRVRDVRFSDTEKELLCLRICESYEVLFRSKASSATKNRIWERIPLGVSSLVVKTRDVNQIQHYWHDTCREVKEKTAKIEASCRRTGGSLACTLVLTPTLRPEVVVGVYTPCGCNTG, encoded by the exons ATGCTCTACAGACGTGTGGACTGGTGCCTGGCATTCAGATTATTCAGCATTGCAAGAAGATCGACATTGTTTCATTTTCAACAG TTCCAACGAGCAAAAAATGCCATTGTCATGGGCAATGTTGGAGACGCTGGGAAGGAACTGCAGAAAAGAACAGCAGAAAAGCAAAAGTTGCCTCAGGTGGAGAGGGAGGCTGGAGGGCAGAAAAAGCAGACAGGCCCCAGCAGTAGCCAAGCACCACCAAAGCGAGTACGTGATGTTCGGTTCTCAGATACGGAGAAGGAACTCTTGTGCCTGCGCATCTGTGAGAGCTACGAAGTGCTCTTCAGATCGAAGGCTTCCTCAGCCACAAAGAACAGAATTTGGGAAAGGATCCCACTTGGTGTCAGCTCACTGGTGGTCAAGACAAGAGATGTTAATCAAATCCAGCACTACTGGCATGACACATGCAGGGAGGTTAAAGAGAAGACTGCCAAAATCGAGGCGTCATGCCGCCGAACTGGGGGAAGTCTAGCCTGCACTCTTGTTTTGACCCCCACTCTGCGCCCTGAAGTAGTGGTTGGGGTATATACACCATGTGGGTGCAACACAGGCTAG